Proteins encoded in a region of the Paenibacillus sp. W2I17 genome:
- the fabG gene encoding 3-oxoacyl-[acyl-carrier-protein] reductase, with protein sequence MSKPLEGKNALVTGASRGIGRSIALALAEAGANVAVNYAGSQAAAEEVAEAIRAKGVKATTLQANVGLMDEAEQMVKATLEAWGNVDILVNNAGITRDNLIMRMKEEEFDQVIETNLKGVFNCLKAVTRPMMKQRSGRIINISSVVGVLGNAGQANYVAAKAGVIGLTKASARELASRGITVNCVAPGFIETDMTKELSQELVDGMLSGIPLSRLGQPDEIAGVVTFLASQASSYMTGQTLHVDGGMYM encoded by the coding sequence ATGTCTAAACCATTAGAAGGTAAAAATGCACTCGTTACCGGGGCATCCCGGGGCATTGGTCGCAGTATTGCACTGGCACTTGCAGAAGCTGGAGCGAACGTAGCCGTGAATTATGCGGGTAGCCAAGCGGCAGCTGAGGAAGTGGCGGAAGCGATTCGTGCCAAAGGAGTCAAGGCGACTACACTTCAAGCCAATGTTGGCCTGATGGATGAAGCTGAACAAATGGTCAAAGCTACACTCGAAGCATGGGGCAACGTTGATATTCTGGTGAACAATGCTGGTATTACCCGTGATAATCTGATCATGCGTATGAAAGAGGAAGAATTCGATCAGGTTATTGAAACCAATCTCAAAGGTGTGTTTAACTGCCTTAAGGCGGTTACACGTCCAATGATGAAACAACGGTCGGGAAGAATTATCAATATCTCCTCGGTTGTAGGTGTGCTTGGTAATGCTGGACAAGCGAACTATGTTGCTGCCAAAGCAGGAGTCATTGGCCTGACAAAGGCATCTGCTCGTGAACTGGCTTCTCGTGGGATCACAGTTAACTGTGTTGCACCAGGTTTCATTGAGACAGATATGACAAAAGAGTTGTCCCAGGAGCTGGTGGACGGTATGCTAAGTGGTATTCCGTTGTCCCGTTTGGGTCAGCCGGATGAAATCGCCGGTGTAGTCACTTTCCTGGCTTCACAGGCTTCATCTTATATGACAGGGCAGACGCTGCATGTTGATGGTGGCATGTACATGTAA
- the fabF gene encoding beta-ketoacyl-ACP synthase II, which yields MKQRVVITGMGVMTSLGKDLETFWGSLMAGKSGISQIEAFDVSEYTTQIAAEIKDFNPEEYMDRKDARKMDRFVQFAVAAGFKAVEDSGLKINENIDAERFGVSIGSGIGGLGTWEDQHNALLQKGPKRVSPFFIPMMISNMASGQMSISLGAKGPNINVVTACATGTHSIGDSFKLIANGDADAMICGGAEATIRPTGLAGFCAMRAMSTRNDDPAKSSRPFDTERDGFVMGEGAGVLILESLEHAQKRGARIYGEVIGYGLTGDAHHMTEPDPDGAARCMKMALRNAGIEPEEVDYINAHGTSTPVGDRSETLAIKKAFGDHAYKLAVSSTKSMTGHMLGAAGGVEAVICGLSLTHQTLAPTINLENQDPECDLDYVPNVPRQTKVNIAMSNSFGFGGHNATIILKKFEA from the coding sequence TTGAAACAAAGAGTAGTAATTACCGGAATGGGCGTAATGACATCGCTCGGAAAAGATTTGGAAACGTTCTGGGGCAGTTTAATGGCAGGAAAGTCCGGAATTTCTCAGATTGAGGCGTTTGATGTTAGTGAATACACGACACAGATTGCAGCCGAGATCAAGGATTTCAACCCGGAAGAATATATGGATCGCAAGGATGCTCGCAAAATGGACCGTTTTGTACAGTTCGCTGTGGCAGCCGGCTTCAAAGCCGTTGAAGACAGTGGTCTGAAAATTAACGAGAATATTGATGCGGAGCGTTTCGGTGTATCCATCGGATCAGGTATTGGTGGATTGGGTACGTGGGAGGACCAACATAATGCATTGTTGCAAAAAGGTCCAAAACGGGTAAGCCCATTCTTTATTCCCATGATGATCTCCAACATGGCTTCAGGCCAAATGTCCATTTCTCTTGGTGCCAAAGGTCCTAACATTAACGTTGTTACCGCTTGTGCAACAGGTACACACTCCATCGGAGATTCCTTCAAGCTGATTGCCAATGGTGATGCAGATGCCATGATCTGTGGTGGTGCGGAAGCAACAATCAGACCAACGGGTCTTGCAGGGTTCTGTGCGATGCGCGCAATGTCTACACGTAATGATGATCCTGCGAAGTCAAGCCGTCCTTTTGATACAGAACGTGATGGTTTTGTTATGGGCGAAGGCGCTGGTGTTCTGATTCTGGAATCTCTGGAGCATGCTCAAAAACGTGGTGCACGCATTTATGGTGAAGTGATCGGTTACGGTCTGACAGGTGATGCACATCACATGACAGAACCAGATCCGGACGGAGCAGCACGTTGCATGAAGATGGCACTTCGTAATGCGGGTATTGAGCCTGAAGAAGTGGACTACATTAATGCACACGGAACTTCGACTCCTGTAGGCGACAGATCCGAAACGCTTGCGATCAAAAAGGCGTTTGGTGATCATGCGTACAAGCTCGCCGTGAGTTCCACTAAATCCATGACGGGCCACATGCTTGGCGCTGCTGGTGGTGTAGAAGCGGTCATCTGCGGATTGTCACTGACACATCAGACACTGGCTCCAACGATTAACCTGGAAAATCAGGACCCGGAATGTGATCTGGATTATGTACCAAATGTTCCACGTCAAACCAAAGTTAATATTGCCATGTCCAATTCATTTGGATTCGGCGGTCACAATGCCACCATTATTCTCAAAAAATTTGAAGCATAA
- the smc gene encoding chromosome segregation protein SMC has product MFLKRIELGGFKSFADKTEMEFVRGITAVVGPNGSGKSNISDGIRWVLGEQSAKSLRGGKMEDIIFAGSDARKAVNFGEVSLTLDNEDHALALDFGEVTVTRRVHRSGDSEYFINKQSCRLKDITELFMDTGIGKEAYSIIGQGRIEEILSTRSEDRRGIFEEASGIVKYKSRKRDATRKLDETEQNLLRIHDLVTELEDQIGPLKEQSEKAIHYKELRSQLKSQEISMYVYQIEQIHASWSKANERLQSLKQEEVGLAAIVSTHDAKLENDRNALRILETETEQLQAALLQFSEATEKSEGLGELLKERSHHLQTNQEQLKVTLAASEERHRERETELLALREKFGKLEHELSDVRNQLSQEEAKLIGVTGGISQQQEESLKGNLLELMNQMAQTRNEIRYVDQQKETLERRMNRAAEESGKWEDQKETLESRKADIEKKVVRLGKEISDLRGGYITESERLQSLQKLLEESRGTVRKWEQKREAQVSRRDTMKEMQDDFDGFMLGVKEVLKASRKGTLNGVHGAVAELVKVPEKIELAVETAMGASLQHVVMENESVSRQAIAFLKQRQLGRATFLPLDVIRPRAIGAAERSMIEGMEGFVGIGADLVQFESKYASIIGSLLGNVIIAETLEVANKIAARCQYRFRVVTLEGDVVNAGGSMTGGSQHKKNVSLLSRKRQLDQLDQDILDTENQIVKLHRSVDDVKVQLEQCQDKLDELRQSGDDTRNAEQQASMEMKQVEHELRHVLEQVAVAGQEKSGFTEEIKELDTARIVAVKKLEQLEEEEKATHRAIHAAEFARKANESAKEELQSQLTELKVREGKLDQERFSNGEQLRRLEREVESLVKDLRQNRTLLASMEADLKKTQTESVKQIEDLNQYKLKKAEASQELDFKRAARSELSKKLELAESETKEQRTQLKAVEEQMRQTEISVNRLDVELENILRKLTDEYELGYELAKERYPVPEDVEHTQAEVQKLKRSISALGDVNLGAIEEFQRVNERYEFLSEQKNDLVEAKTTLYQVIREMEDEMAKRFKITFDAIRREFGTVFTKLFGGGRADLVLMDPERLLETGIDIVAQPPGKKLQNLQLLSGGERALTAMALLFAILHVKPVPFCVLDEVEAALDEANVVRFAQYLREFSEQTQFIVVTHRKGTMEEADVLYGVTMEEGGVSKLVSVKLEDEEAVIA; this is encoded by the coding sequence ATGTTTTTAAAACGGATTGAATTGGGTGGATTCAAGTCATTCGCCGACAAAACGGAGATGGAGTTCGTTCGTGGCATTACGGCTGTTGTAGGTCCGAACGGAAGTGGAAAGAGTAATATATCGGACGGAATTCGCTGGGTTCTGGGGGAACAAAGTGCTAAGTCGCTGCGTGGTGGCAAGATGGAAGATATCATCTTTGCAGGCAGTGACGCACGGAAAGCCGTTAATTTCGGTGAGGTGTCGCTAACGCTCGATAACGAGGATCATGCACTTGCATTGGATTTCGGTGAGGTGACGGTGACTCGTCGTGTACATCGCAGCGGAGATAGTGAATATTTTATTAACAAGCAATCTTGTCGTTTAAAGGATATCACGGAGTTGTTTATGGATACCGGCATCGGTAAGGAAGCCTACTCGATTATTGGACAGGGGCGAATCGAAGAGATTCTGAGTACCCGTTCAGAAGATCGCAGAGGTATCTTTGAAGAAGCTTCAGGTATCGTTAAATATAAATCCCGCAAGCGGGATGCGACGCGCAAACTGGATGAGACAGAGCAGAATTTGCTGCGGATTCATGATCTGGTGACTGAACTGGAAGATCAGATTGGACCGCTAAAGGAACAATCAGAGAAAGCGATCCACTATAAGGAACTTCGTTCTCAGCTCAAATCGCAGGAAATTTCCATGTATGTGTACCAGATCGAACAGATTCACGCTTCCTGGAGTAAAGCGAATGAGCGACTGCAATCGTTAAAACAGGAAGAGGTTGGACTCGCAGCAATTGTCTCTACGCATGATGCCAAGCTGGAAAATGATCGGAATGCACTGCGTATCCTGGAAACAGAGACAGAGCAACTGCAAGCCGCTTTATTGCAATTTAGTGAAGCGACGGAGAAAAGCGAAGGGCTTGGGGAGTTGCTCAAGGAGCGCTCACACCATCTGCAAACGAATCAGGAGCAGCTCAAAGTAACGCTTGCCGCCAGTGAAGAGAGACATCGCGAACGGGAAACCGAGTTGCTTGCACTGCGTGAGAAGTTTGGCAAACTTGAGCATGAACTGAGTGATGTGAGAAATCAGCTGTCTCAGGAAGAAGCCAAACTCATCGGTGTCACAGGTGGCATTAGTCAGCAGCAAGAGGAAAGCCTCAAAGGCAACTTGCTGGAACTGATGAATCAGATGGCTCAGACACGAAATGAAATTCGTTATGTGGATCAGCAGAAAGAAACGCTGGAGCGCAGAATGAATCGCGCGGCTGAAGAATCAGGCAAATGGGAAGATCAGAAAGAGACACTGGAAAGTCGGAAAGCGGACATTGAGAAAAAAGTTGTTCGTTTGGGCAAAGAAATCAGTGATCTACGTGGTGGTTACATTACGGAAAGTGAACGACTCCAGTCGCTGCAGAAGCTGCTCGAAGAAAGTCGGGGTACTGTTCGTAAATGGGAACAGAAGCGTGAAGCTCAAGTTTCCCGCCGCGATACGATGAAAGAGATGCAGGATGATTTTGACGGATTCATGCTCGGTGTCAAGGAGGTTCTCAAGGCTTCACGCAAAGGCACACTTAACGGTGTTCATGGCGCTGTAGCTGAACTCGTCAAAGTTCCAGAAAAGATCGAACTTGCAGTAGAGACAGCAATGGGGGCATCCTTGCAACATGTGGTCATGGAAAATGAATCAGTTTCCAGACAGGCAATCGCTTTCCTGAAGCAACGCCAGTTGGGGCGTGCAACGTTCCTGCCTCTGGATGTCATTCGTCCTCGTGCCATTGGAGCGGCTGAACGTTCCATGATCGAAGGTATGGAGGGCTTTGTGGGGATCGGTGCTGATCTCGTACAATTCGAATCCAAATATGCTTCGATCATTGGCAGCTTGCTCGGTAATGTTATTATTGCCGAAACGCTGGAGGTTGCCAATAAAATTGCGGCTCGCTGCCAGTATCGTTTCCGGGTCGTGACCCTTGAAGGTGACGTGGTCAATGCGGGTGGTTCCATGACGGGTGGTAGCCAGCACAAGAAAAATGTGAGTCTCCTCAGCCGGAAACGGCAGCTGGACCAGCTAGACCAGGATATTTTGGATACCGAAAATCAGATCGTGAAACTGCATCGCAGTGTGGATGATGTAAAAGTTCAACTGGAGCAGTGTCAGGACAAACTGGATGAACTTCGTCAGTCCGGTGACGATACCCGAAATGCAGAACAGCAGGCTTCGATGGAAATGAAACAGGTAGAGCATGAGCTTCGCCATGTGCTTGAACAGGTTGCCGTTGCCGGGCAGGAGAAGAGCGGCTTTACTGAAGAGATCAAAGAGCTGGATACGGCTCGCATCGTCGCTGTGAAGAAGTTGGAGCAGCTTGAAGAGGAAGAAAAAGCGACTCATCGTGCCATTCATGCAGCTGAGTTTGCTCGGAAAGCCAATGAATCCGCGAAGGAAGAATTGCAGAGCCAACTCACCGAATTGAAAGTGCGCGAAGGCAAGCTCGATCAGGAGCGATTCTCCAATGGAGAACAATTGCGACGTCTGGAGCGAGAGGTGGAGTCGCTGGTGAAAGATCTTCGTCAGAATCGCACGTTGCTGGCTTCGATGGAAGCAGATCTCAAGAAAACACAGACCGAGAGTGTCAAGCAGATTGAAGATCTGAACCAGTACAAGCTGAAAAAAGCGGAAGCTTCCCAGGAGCTGGACTTCAAACGTGCTGCACGAAGTGAGTTGTCGAAAAAGCTTGAGCTTGCCGAGAGCGAAACGAAGGAACAGCGCACACAGTTAAAAGCTGTGGAAGAGCAGATGCGACAGACGGAAATTTCTGTGAACCGGCTGGATGTTGAGCTGGAAAATATACTGCGAAAGCTGACGGATGAATACGAACTGGGCTATGAACTGGCCAAAGAGCGTTATCCTGTGCCGGAAGATGTGGAGCATACACAGGCAGAGGTACAGAAGCTGAAGCGCAGTATATCCGCTCTGGGTGATGTTAACCTGGGAGCGATTGAGGAGTTCCAGCGAGTCAATGAGCGATACGAGTTCCTGAGTGAACAGAAGAATGACCTGGTGGAAGCTAAAACAACGTTGTATCAGGTTATTCGGGAAATGGAAGACGAGATGGCGAAGCGATTCAAGATCACGTTTGATGCCATCCGCCGTGAGTTCGGTACCGTGTTTACCAAGCTGTTTGGCGGAGGACGTGCTGACCTTGTTCTAATGGACCCGGAGCGCTTGCTTGAAACGGGAATAGATATCGTGGCTCAGCCACCAGGCAAAAAACTGCAAAACCTGCAACTGTTATCTGGTGGGGAGCGGGCTTTGACCGCGATGGCTTTGTTATTTGCTATTCTGCATGTCAAACCTGTACCATTCTGTGTGCTGGATGAAGTAGAGGCAGCACTGGACGAAGCTAACGTGGTACGTTTTGCCCAGTACTTGCGTGAATTCTCCGAACAGACACAGTTTATCGTTGTTACCCATCGTAAAGGTACGATGGAAGAGGCTGATGTGCTGTACGGTGTTACGATGGAAGAGGGCGGAGTATCCAAGCTTGTTTCGGTTAAACTGGAAGATGAGGAAGCAGTAATTGCCTAA
- the fapR gene encoding transcription factor FapR produces the protein MIEENPFVTDQELTRQLKVSIQTIRLDRLELGIPELRERMKLMAELSYDQVRSLPLHEIIGDIVDLQLDKSGISLFEIKEEHVFSRTGIARGHYVFAQANSLAVAIINDEIALTASADIRFVRSVHLGEKCIAKAYVRSIPGQKGKAKVEVFTYVGEEMVFQGNFVIYHSGGEDSGEGGHLE, from the coding sequence ATGATAGAAGAGAACCCGTTTGTGACGGATCAGGAACTTACACGCCAATTGAAGGTGAGTATTCAGACGATTCGTCTTGACAGGCTGGAACTTGGAATACCCGAACTTCGGGAGCGGATGAAACTGATGGCAGAGCTCTCGTATGATCAGGTACGCTCGTTGCCCTTGCATGAGATTATCGGTGATATTGTGGATCTGCAACTGGATAAAAGCGGGATTTCCCTGTTTGAGATTAAGGAAGAACACGTGTTTTCCAGAACAGGCATTGCACGTGGACACTATGTCTTTGCACAGGCTAACTCCTTGGCTGTAGCGATTATTAATGACGAGATCGCGTTGACTGCATCAGCAGACATTCGCTTTGTCCGTTCGGTTCATTTGGGAGAGAAATGTATTGCAAAGGCTTATGTGAGATCGATTCCGGGTCAAAAGGGCAAAGCCAAAGTGGAAGTATTCACTTATGTAGGTGAAGAAATGGTGTTTCAAGGCAACTTTGTAATCTACCATTCAGGTGGAGAAGACAGCGGAGAAGGAGGTCATTTGGAATGA
- a CDS encoding DUF177 domain-containing protein codes for MLMPFRKVATSDGPLKFNEQWDIKELVSNRQDITAVTPLTADLSAEFREGDVVDVHGKLTVGVDMLCSRCLKPINEHFHIDFHEQFKQGKQPEDLHEDDDTLYVDGDSVDLKGYAEEAFLLDLPFIPLCSDTCKGLCPKCGHELNEGDCGCDNQVIDPRLAGLKDFFK; via the coding sequence ATGTTAATGCCATTTCGCAAAGTGGCTACCAGTGATGGCCCCCTGAAGTTTAACGAACAGTGGGATATCAAGGAACTGGTTTCTAACCGACAAGATATCACAGCCGTTACCCCGCTGACTGCGGACTTATCTGCAGAATTCAGAGAAGGTGACGTTGTGGATGTTCATGGCAAGCTGACCGTAGGAGTGGACATGTTGTGCTCCCGTTGTCTCAAGCCAATCAATGAACATTTTCATATTGATTTTCATGAGCAATTCAAGCAGGGAAAACAGCCAGAGGACTTACACGAGGACGATGATACGCTCTATGTGGATGGAGATAGCGTTGATCTGAAGGGTTATGCCGAGGAAGCTTTTCTGCTGGATCTTCCGTTTATACCGCTATGTAGCGATACATGCAAAGGGTTATGCCCCAAGTGTGGCCATGAGCTGAACGAAGGTGACTGCGGTTGTGATAACCAGGTTATTGATCCGCGGCTTGCAGGGCTCAAGGATTTTTTTAAATGA
- the acpP gene encoding acyl carrier protein, which produces MSDVLERVKRIVVDRLGADEAEVTLEASFKEDLGADSLDVVELVMELEDEFDLEISDEDAEKITTVGEVVNYIQSHT; this is translated from the coding sequence ATGTCCGATGTATTGGAGCGTGTAAAACGCATCGTCGTCGACCGCTTGGGCGCAGACGAAGCTGAAGTTACACTTGAAGCATCTTTCAAAGAAGATTTGGGTGCTGATTCTTTGGATGTAGTGGAATTGGTCATGGAATTGGAAGATGAATTTGATTTGGAAATCTCTGATGAAGATGCAGAAAAAATCACGACCGTAGGTGAAGTTGTAAACTACATACAATCTCATACCTAA
- a CDS encoding beta-ketoacyl-ACP synthase III → MNNLRPVGVIGTGKYVPEKILTNSDLEKMVDTNDEWIVSRTGIKERHIAAPDQATSDLAYEAAIKALESAGMTGSDLDLIIVATITPDSSFPSTACILQDKLGAKGAAAFDLSAACSGFVYGLASATSFIQSGMYNNALVIGADCLSRITDYTDRNTCVLFGDGAGAVVVGEVPEGRGFKAFDLGAEGAGGSLLQMEGGGSRLPASAETVENKKHYIYMNGREVFKFAVRVMGTATIEVLRKAGMERTDVDLFVPHQANIRIIQSAMQRLELPEEKVVVNVDKYANTSAASIPLALVEAAEEGRMKAGDTVLMVGFGGGLTWGASVLVW, encoded by the coding sequence ATGAATAATTTGCGCCCAGTGGGGGTTATTGGTACAGGGAAATATGTGCCTGAGAAAATTTTGACAAATAGCGATCTGGAGAAAATGGTCGATACCAATGACGAGTGGATCGTCAGTCGTACAGGAATCAAAGAGCGTCACATTGCTGCACCGGATCAGGCAACTTCTGATCTGGCATACGAAGCGGCTATTAAAGCCCTTGAATCTGCAGGTATGACAGGCAGTGATCTTGATCTGATCATTGTTGCAACGATTACTCCGGATTCTTCGTTCCCATCGACAGCCTGCATCTTGCAGGACAAATTGGGTGCAAAAGGTGCCGCGGCATTTGATCTGTCGGCTGCTTGTTCCGGATTTGTATACGGTTTGGCTAGTGCTACCAGCTTCATCCAAAGCGGTATGTACAACAATGCTCTTGTGATTGGTGCGGACTGCTTGTCTCGCATTACGGATTATACAGACCGTAACACATGTGTCCTCTTTGGTGATGGAGCAGGCGCGGTAGTCGTTGGTGAAGTTCCGGAAGGTCGCGGATTCAAAGCATTCGATCTCGGTGCCGAAGGTGCTGGTGGTAGTCTTCTTCAGATGGAAGGCGGCGGTTCCCGTCTGCCAGCTTCCGCAGAGACCGTTGAAAATAAAAAGCATTACATCTACATGAACGGTCGTGAAGTGTTCAAGTTTGCGGTACGTGTCATGGGGACGGCTACCATTGAGGTATTACGCAAGGCTGGTATGGAGCGTACGGATGTGGATCTGTTTGTTCCTCACCAAGCGAATATTCGGATTATCCAATCTGCGATGCAACGACTTGAACTTCCTGAAGAAAAGGTTGTAGTCAACGTGGATAAGTATGCAAACACATCGGCAGCTTCCATCCCGCTTGCTCTGGTAGAAGCTGCGGAGGAAGGTCGTATGAAAGCCGGAGATACCGTTCTGATGGTTGGATTCGGTGGCGGTTTGACATGGGGAGCATCGGTACTCGTTTGGTAA
- the plsX gene encoding phosphate acyltransferase PlsX, which translates to MKIVIDAMGGDNAPASTVEGAIAAATEWADTQIVLIGDEAKLEPLLSQSGVRPANLTVRHASEVIGSDDEPVKAVRRKKDASMVVAGRMLKEGEADAMISAGNTGALMTAGLLVVGRMEGIERPALAPMIPTIDDVGVLALDLGANMDAKPEHLAQYGLMGSLYRQKVQGIESPRVGLLNVGTEPGKGNELTKHAYPLLEQLPIRFVGNVEARDVLTGACDVLVCDGFAGNILLKSLEGTAGAIFALLKEQFSSSLKSKLAAAVLMPELRGLKRKLDYTEHGGAPLLGLSRLVVKSHGSADGNAIKNAVRQARIAVQNQLVESISKEISGK; encoded by the coding sequence ATGAAAATCGTCATTGATGCCATGGGAGGCGACAATGCACCTGCATCAACGGTAGAAGGTGCGATTGCCGCAGCCACGGAATGGGCGGATACACAGATCGTCCTGATCGGCGATGAAGCCAAGCTGGAGCCTCTTTTGAGTCAGTCAGGTGTGAGACCTGCCAATCTTACGGTCCGGCATGCTTCCGAAGTTATTGGTTCGGATGATGAACCCGTCAAAGCAGTGCGCCGCAAGAAGGATGCCTCCATGGTGGTCGCAGGGCGCATGCTGAAAGAGGGCGAAGCGGACGCGATGATCTCGGCGGGCAATACTGGAGCGTTGATGACAGCGGGTTTGCTTGTTGTAGGTCGCATGGAAGGCATTGAACGTCCGGCGCTTGCGCCTATGATTCCAACGATTGATGATGTAGGTGTGCTTGCGCTGGATCTTGGAGCGAATATGGATGCCAAACCTGAGCACCTTGCACAATATGGTCTGATGGGCAGTTTGTATCGGCAAAAAGTACAGGGCATTGAGTCCCCACGAGTGGGCTTGCTCAATGTAGGAACAGAGCCAGGTAAGGGAAATGAGTTAACCAAACATGCATATCCTTTACTGGAACAACTCCCAATTCGGTTTGTCGGTAATGTTGAGGCACGTGATGTGCTGACTGGTGCTTGTGATGTGCTTGTATGTGACGGTTTTGCAGGGAATATCCTGCTGAAATCGCTAGAGGGCACAGCAGGTGCCATTTTCGCCTTGCTTAAGGAACAATTCTCATCTTCTCTCAAAAGTAAACTGGCTGCAGCTGTACTAATGCCTGAGCTGCGTGGGTTGAAACGAAAGCTGGATTATACGGAGCATGGTGGAGCGCCACTCCTCGGTTTGAGCAGACTGGTTGTGAAAAGTCATGGATCTGCTGATGGCAATGCCATCAAAAATGCTGTGCGCCAGGCTCGGATTGCAGTGCAGAATCAGCTGGTAGAGAGCATATCTAAGGAAATTAGCGGGAAGTGA
- the rnc gene encoding ribonuclease III, with protein MSEDLKQLQHKLQIKFDNRQLLKQAFTHASYVNEHRFSQHQDNERLEFLGDAVLELTVSEYLYHLYPNRPEGELTKLRASIVCEPSLVKFAEALGFGQYVLLGKGEELTGGRTRPALLADVFESFIGALYLDQGLAPVRTFLDQHVFPLIVLGSKLQMSDYKTELQELTQHHNMGALEYRIVEERGPAHEREFVSEVHMGQERLGRGTGRSKKEAEQQAASAALDRLKLPEAGA; from the coding sequence TTGAGTGAAGATCTGAAGCAGTTACAACATAAACTTCAAATCAAATTTGACAACAGGCAGCTTTTAAAACAAGCGTTTACCCATGCTTCTTATGTAAACGAACACCGGTTCAGTCAGCATCAGGACAACGAGCGCCTGGAGTTTCTGGGCGATGCCGTGCTGGAACTGACTGTATCGGAATACTTGTATCATTTGTATCCTAACCGTCCGGAAGGTGAATTAACTAAGCTGCGGGCATCCATTGTCTGTGAGCCTTCCCTCGTCAAATTTGCTGAAGCGTTGGGTTTTGGGCAGTATGTACTTCTTGGTAAAGGTGAGGAACTAACTGGAGGACGGACACGGCCGGCTCTGCTGGCAGATGTGTTTGAATCTTTCATTGGTGCATTGTATCTGGATCAGGGGCTTGCGCCTGTCCGGACATTTCTCGACCAGCATGTCTTCCCATTAATCGTATTGGGCAGCAAGCTGCAAATGAGTGATTACAAAACGGAACTGCAGGAACTTACTCAGCATCACAATATGGGAGCTTTGGAATACCGTATCGTTGAGGAACGGGGACCTGCCCATGAACGTGAGTTTGTCTCGGAGGTCCATATGGGTCAAGAACGGCTTGGCAGAGGTACAGGACGTTCCAAAAAGGAAGCGGAACAACAGGCTGCATCTGCAGCACTTGATCGACTGAAGCTTCCGGAAGCCGGAGCTTAA
- the rpmF gene encoding 50S ribosomal protein L32, with amino-acid sequence MAVPQRRTSKTRRDKRRTHFKLAVPGMVKCEQCGELKLSHHVCKVCGTYKAREIISQ; translated from the coding sequence ATGGCAGTACCTCAACGGAGAACGTCCAAGACGCGTCGCGACAAACGTCGCACTCACTTTAAATTGGCTGTACCGGGCATGGTGAAATGTGAACAATGTGGCGAACTTAAACTTAGTCACCACGTGTGCAAAGTGTGCGGAACGTACAAAGCAAGAGAGATCATCTCTCAATAA
- the fabD gene encoding ACP S-malonyltransferase gives MGKIAFVFPGQGSQAVGMAKDAYESVPAATEIFRTADETLGFSLSNLVFEGPETELKQTSNTQPALLTASIALLEAFKEKGIQPDYTAGHSLGEYSALVAAGVLSFADAVSTVRARGQYMEQAVPGGKGAMAAVLGADREALGVLCRDVSESGHAVELANINCPGQIVISGVKEGVAAVAERVKEAGGKRAIALEVSGPFHSSLMKGAAEKLAEKLKTVTFSLAAVPVVANVTARPAEDGQVQDLLTAQVYSPVLWEDSVTWLIEQGVDTFIEIGSGSVLTGLIKKTDKTVKLYNVNSLETLEATASELEGVI, from the coding sequence ATGGGTAAAATAGCATTTGTATTTCCCGGACAGGGATCACAGGCTGTAGGCATGGCCAAGGACGCGTATGAGTCCGTGCCTGCGGCAACCGAGATTTTTCGCACAGCAGATGAAACATTGGGTTTCTCGCTGAGCAACCTTGTATTTGAAGGACCGGAGACCGAGTTGAAACAGACATCAAATACACAACCGGCTCTGTTGACAGCAAGTATTGCCTTGCTTGAAGCTTTCAAAGAAAAAGGAATTCAGCCTGACTATACGGCTGGACACAGTCTGGGAGAATACAGTGCACTGGTGGCAGCGGGCGTTCTTTCGTTTGCTGACGCAGTGAGCACTGTGCGGGCGCGTGGTCAGTATATGGAACAGGCAGTACCGGGTGGAAAAGGAGCGATGGCTGCTGTATTGGGTGCGGATCGGGAAGCGCTGGGGGTGCTTTGCCGTGACGTATCTGAAAGTGGTCATGCGGTTGAACTTGCCAACATTAATTGTCCGGGTCAAATCGTCATTTCTGGTGTGAAGGAAGGCGTAGCTGCTGTCGCGGAACGAGTGAAAGAAGCAGGCGGTAAACGCGCCATTGCATTGGAAGTAAGCGGTCCGTTCCACTCTTCATTGATGAAGGGTGCAGCTGAGAAGCTGGCAGAGAAACTGAAAACCGTTACGTTCTCACTGGCAGCGGTCCCTGTAGTCGCTAATGTGACTGCAAGACCTGCAGAGGATGGACAGGTTCAGGATTTGTTGACAGCTCAGGTCTATTCTCCTGTATTATGGGAAGACAGTGTGACATGGCTTATTGAGCAAGGCGTGGATACGTTCATCGAGATTGGATCTGGCAGTGTACTGACTGGTTTGATTAAAAAAACAGATAAAACCGTAAAACTGTATAATGTGAACAGTCTTGAGACACTCGAAGCAACGGCAAGTGAATTAGAAGGAGTTATATGA